The proteins below come from a single Miscanthus floridulus cultivar M001 chromosome 1, ASM1932011v1, whole genome shotgun sequence genomic window:
- the LOC136536274 gene encoding uncharacterized protein At1g03900-like: MASSLAEDEEAFEHTLLVVREVSVYKIPPRTTSGGYKCGEWLQSDKIWSGRLRVVSCGDRCEIRLEDPATGELFAACFVLPGQRESAVETVLDSSRYFVLRIEDGRGKHAFVGLGFNERNEAFDFNVALSDHEKYVKREQEKETAGAGGEETGGGEIDIHPAVNRRLKEGETIRITVKNKPSTGSGMLSAAGLSGGTTAKPKTSMLLAPPPGAAGKLRSPLPPPPNDPAAARMNSGHTAGIRAPKEPTKRNNDPFSDLSAIKQNLPSSAEPGQTKSTGAGWAAF; this comes from the exons ATGGCGTCGTCGCTGGCCGAGGATGAGGAGGCCTTCGAGCACACGCTGCTGGTGGTGCGCGAGGTGTCAGTGTACAAGATCCCGCCGCGCACCACCAGCGGCGGCTACAAGTGCGGCGAGTGGCTGCAGTCGGACAAGATCTGGTCGGGCCGCCTCCGCGTGGTGTCCTGCGGTGACCGCTGCGAGATCCGGCTCGAGGACCCGGCCACGGGGGAGCTCTTCGCCGCCTGCTTCGTGCTGCCCGGGCAGCGGGAGAGCGCCGTCGAGACCGTGCTCGACTCCTCCCGCTACTTCGTGCTCCGCATCGAGGACGGCAGGGGGAAGCACGCTTTCGTCGGGCTCGGCTTCAACGAGCGCAACGAAGCATTCGACTTCAACGTCGCCCTCTCCGACCACGAGAAGTACGTCAAGAGGGAGCAGGAGAAGGAAACCGCCGGCGCTGGCGGCGAGGAGACTGGCGGTGGCGAGATTGATATACATCCGGCCGTCAATCGCCGACTCAAG GAAGGTGAAACCATTAGGATAACTGTAAAAAACAAGCCATCAACTGGAAGTGGTATGCTTTCAGCTGCTGGTTTATCTGGAGGGACCACTGCAAAACCGAAGACAAGCATGCTTCTTGCGCCACCTCCAGGTGCAGCTGGGAAGCTTCGATCTCCTCTTCCGCCTCCACCTAACGACCCTGCAGCTGCAAGGATGAATTCTGGACATACTGCAGGAATCAGGGCTCCAAAAGAACCCACCAAGAGAAATAATGATCCTTTTTCAGATCTTTCTGCTATAAAG CAAAATCTACCTTCATCGGCTGAACCCGGACAAACAAAGAGCACAGGAGCTGGATGGGCAGCATTCTGA
- the LOC136458822 gene encoding uncharacterized protein has product MVLMQSTMESLQKDATDHRFNPRKNIKRPREEAHKKLVNDYFLENPLYPSNIFRRRFRMSRPLFLHIVEALGQWSDYFTQRVDAVNRQGLSPLQKCTAAILQLATGSGADELDEYLKIGENTTMEVLKNFVKGVREVFGERHLRHPTMEDTERLLKLGEKRGFPGIFGSIDCMHWQWERCPNAWKGSNNDINVLNQSTVFINELKGQAPRVQYMAETKAEGKSKTKAEGNLILQY; this is encoded by the exons ATGGTGCTCATGCAGTCCACCATGGAAAGTCTTCAAAAAGATGCTACTGATCATCGATTCAATCCGAGGAAGAACATCAAGAGGCCACGAGAGGAAGCACATAAAAAACTAGTGAATGATTATTTCTTAGAAAATCCTCTTTATCCTTCCAATATTTTTCGCCGAAGATTTCGTATGTCTAGGCCACTTTTCCTTCACATTGTTGAGGCATTAGGCCAATGGTCTGATTATTTTACTCAAAGAGTGGATGCTGTTAATCGGCAAGGGCTCAGTCCACTACAAAAATGTACTGCAGCTATTCTACAATTGGCTACTGGTAGTGGTGCAGATGAACTAGATGAGTACTTGAAGATAGGAGAGAATACAACAATGGAGGTGTTGAAGAATTTTGTGAAAGGTGTTAGAGAAGTATTTGGTGAGAGACACCTGAGGCACCCCACTATGGAAGATACTGAACGTCTACTCAAACTTGGTGAGAAACGAGGTTTTCCTGGTATATTTGGCAGCATTGACTGCATGCATTGGCAATGGGAAAGAtgcccaaatgcatggaagg GTTCTAACAATGATATTAATGTTTTGAACCAGTCCACTGTCTTTATCAATGAGCTAAAAGGACAAGCTCCTAGAGTCCAGTACATG GCTGAAACCAAGGCTGAAGGCAAATCTAAAACCAAGGCTGAAGGCAATCTGATCCTGCAGTACTGA